CGAAACTCTCCTCTTCGGGCATGAATTCAGAAGCGATTATTTCATTGTTGAAAGACTCTTCGTTCCATTTCAGCCGTCTCGACCAGATTGCCTCAAACTGATGCGATAAAAAGAGTACCGCTAAAGTGTGTGGTAAATGGCCTGAGCGCAAGGTCATGCGAACCCTGATCGATTGTTTGCCGGAGAGTATTTCATGTTCAACATCAGCATCGCAAACAGCACGGCTGCAAGCAAGGCTGTCGCCGCGCCGAACCAGAAGGTGGCGGCGGCGGAAAAGCTGTCCCACAACATTCCGGCAATCAGGCTCGACGGAAGCGCCGCGAATCCGACTGCTCCGGCATAAAGGCCGAATGCCGTGCCTTTGAGGCCTTCCGGTATGAGCGTGGCGAGAAACGCCTTCTGAATCCCCTCGGTCAGCCCCATAAAGACGCCGTACAGCGCGAACAGAACCCAAACGGCAAGCGCGCTTCCCGCCACGGCAAACCCTGCGTACAGGGCGGCGAACAGCACAAATCCGGCCAGAATAAGCCGTTTGCGACCATAGCGGTCGGCAGCAATTCCGGCAGGAATGGCCGTGATGGAGTAGACAAGATTGAACAGAAGGTAAACGACGGGAATCATCGCCGCAGGAACGCCGAGCTGCCCGGCCCGGAGGATCAGAAACGCATCGCTTGAGTTGCCAAGCGCGAAGATCGCGACGATCACGATGAAAAACCACGCCCGCCGATCGAGTTTCCGGCTGCCGCTTGTCTGCGGAGTTTCGGCTTCGGCTTGGACCGGCGGCGCTTGCTTCTCCCGGATGAAAAAGATGATGAGCAGCACGGCAAGGATGCCCGGCACGATCGAGAGCCAGAAAAGGTGACGGTAAGTGCTGTGATAGATTTGAAGGGCGATAAAAGCGATGGCCGGGCCGACGACCGCGCCCATCGTGTCCATCGAGCGGTGGAAACTGAAGGCACGGCCAAGCCATGCCGGCTCAGCGGAGTCCGCGATAATGGCGTCACGCGGCGCGGTGCGCACTCCCTTTCCGAAGCGGTCAACCAGACGCGCGACCAGCACCTGATGCCAACCACCAGCCAGCGCAATCAGCGGACGGCTCAACGTCGATACCGAATAGCCCGCCAGCATCAGCCGCTTGCGCTTGCCGAGCCGGTCGGAGTACCAGCCGGAGAAAACTTTGACCAGGCTCGCCATTGATTCGGCACTCCCCTCGATGAGACCGATCATCGACTTGTTCACCCCCAATGCGCTGGCCAGAAAAAGCGGCACCAGCGGGTAGATCATCTCCGAACTGACGTCCATGCAGAAGCTGACCAGCCCGGCAAAAAAGACGTTGCCGCTCAACCCGAAAAAGCGCCTCTCCTGCTTCATCTCCGTCCGTTTTAGGTTTGACGATCACCGCGCCCGTTCAACCTCTGCAAACACCGAAACAGCCGCCACAAATCCATTACCGACTTCCATCCGTCGCGACCGCCACGGCGCGGCGCTGCCCGGCGCGGTGGTTGAGCATGATCGCCACGACCATGAGCGCGAGAATCACCAGCGAGGAGCTGATGCGGTCGAGCGCAAGGCCGCCGTGCGCGAGCGGCTTGGTGAGCGTGTCGCCAAGCGTTGCACCAAGCGGGCGGGTCAGCACGTAGGCCGCCCAGAAAGGGATGTTGGGCGAGATGCCCGTCTTGTAGTACGCGATGGCCACCGCGACAATCAGCACACTGAAGAGCAGCGCGCCAAGCTGAAAGCCGAGACCAAGGTCGTCAGCTACGAAGTCGCCGAGCGCCGTGCCGAGCGTGTTGGAGACCAGTATGGTCAGCCAGTAAAAAATTTCGTCTCGCCGGTCGGCAATATCCTCGAACTCGATCTTGCCCATGATCCGGCTCCACGCAAACAGCACCAGCAGCACGCCAAGCAGCAGGATTGCGGATGAGTTGACGTAGCCGAGGCCGAGCGTGCGGTCGAGGTAGTCCGACATGGTGGTGCCAACGGTCGTCGTGGCGGCCACGACCGCCCAGTACCGCGCCGGATGGTAGCCTTCGGAAAAGACCTGGAAGAGCAGCGCCACCGCGAAAAAAGCGAGAAAGATCAGGCTTCCCTCGGCGTACCCGAGCTTCATCGACATGGTGACCGCATCTCCGCCGGTTTCGCCGAGCGTGGTGGCCAGAATCTTGATCGCCCAGAACATCAGCGTCACCTGCGGCACCTTGCTCAACGCCTGAACGGCGGCATCGTTTTTATTCATCAGCATTCGTTTCCTCCTCTGTCGATTGGATCATTCTCTTCACAGATCAGGATACGAAATGAGAATTAGTGCAGAGTTAGGAGCGTCGCTTCATCACAGAATCACCAAGCGCCGGATAATCGGGAAATTGACAATCACCGCTTTTTCAGGGAAGTCTGCTGGCTTCGGCCACTCGCCCGCGCTGGCGGTAGCGGAACACCGTGCCCCGGCCATTCGGGCCCGGCAAAAGGCGGAGGTCGCCGCCAATCGTCCGGGCCGCCTCCCGCGCGATGGTCAGGCCGAGGCCGCTGCCGGGCTGGCCGGAACCGGGTGAGCGGTAAAAGGCGTCGAACACCCGCTCCCGCTCGCTCTCCGGAATGCCGGGGCCGTCATCGATCACCTCCATGACCCCATCGCCGTTTTCGATGGCAAGCCTGACCGTCACCGTGCCGCCCTTTTGCGTATAGTTCAGGGCGTTTTCAAGCCCGTTTTTCAGAATCAGCGTGAAGCTTTCCGGATTGCCGTCGAGCAGCATCGCGCCCGGCTCGTCAAGCCCGAGATCGATGCCGCGAGCCTCGGCCAGCGGCAGGTATTCGGCGATCAGCTCGCGGGCGAGCGCCGGAAGATCGACCGGCACCCCCTCGGTGGGCTGCGCCTGCACCCGCGCCAGATTCAGGAGCTGCGCGGTGAGCTGCCGGGCGCGCTCGATGCCCGACTGGAGCGGCGCGAGCCGGGCGCGCATTTCGTCGGCGCTTCCGGCTTGCCGGAGATTTTCCGCCTGAAGGGAGAGCGCCGTCAAGGGGCTCCGAAGTTCGTGAGCCGCATCAGCGATGAAACGACGCTGCTGGCCGATCAGAACGGAAATTCGCGCAAGCTGCCGGTTGATTGAATGCACGAACGGCATCATCTCTTCCGGAAGATCATGCTCCGGCAGAGGCTCCGGCTGATCGGGACTCTGCTCGTCGAGCAGATGTGAAAGCGTGGTGAGCGGTTTGAGGCCGGAACGAACAATGAGCATGACCAGAAGAGCCATGACCGGCAGCATCAACAGGCCTGGCACAAGCGTGTGCAACGCGCTGCTGGTTGCCAGATCGTCGCGGGTTTCGGTAGGCTGAACGACCGCAGCGACGGAGGACGAGCTCCGGATGATGAAGACACGCATCGGTTCGCCACGCTCCCTGAGCGTGTGAAAGCCGGGAGCAAGCGCGCCAGCAAACCACGCAGGAGCGCTCTCTTGCTGAAAATGCAGAATGCGGATCCTCGTCTCCGGATCAATTGTGGTCACCAGAGCTGGCGAATGGCCGATCCCGTTCAAAACGACCGACTCAGCCGTATCGCCCCCCTGCAACATCGCGATCTGGCGAAGGGTATTGTCCTGAAACTCTTTGGCCTCTTCATACGCGAAGTAAAAGGAGGTCGCTGAGGCAATCAGCGCAACAGCGACAATCATTCCGGCCAGCATCACGGTCAGACGCTTTTGCAACGAAGGGTTCACTGCTCTTTTTCGACCATCCATCCCGCACCTCGAATATTTTTGATGCTTGCCGCGCCCAGCTTTTTGCGCAACTGGTGAATCAGGTAATCAATGGCGTTGCTCTCGACCTCCTCATCCCAGCCATAGACTCGCTCTTCGAGCGCCGAGCGACTCAG
This portion of the Chlorobaculum parvum NCIB 8327 genome encodes:
- a CDS encoding MFS transporter; the encoded protein is MKQERRFFGLSGNVFFAGLVSFCMDVSSEMIYPLVPLFLASALGVNKSMIGLIEGSAESMASLVKVFSGWYSDRLGKRKRLMLAGYSVSTLSRPLIALAGGWHQVLVARLVDRFGKGVRTAPRDAIIADSAEPAWLGRAFSFHRSMDTMGAVVGPAIAFIALQIYHSTYRHLFWLSIVPGILAVLLIIFFIREKQAPPVQAEAETPQTSGSRKLDRRAWFFIVIVAIFALGNSSDAFLILRAGQLGVPAAMIPVVYLLFNLVYSITAIPAGIAADRYGRKRLILAGFVLFAALYAGFAVAGSALAVWVLFALYGVFMGLTEGIQKAFLATLIPEGLKGTAFGLYAGAVGFAALPSSLIAGMLWDSFSAAATFWFGAATALLAAVLFAMLMLNMKYSPANNRSGFA
- a CDS encoding COG4705 family protein, with amino-acid sequence MLMNKNDAAVQALSKVPQVTLMFWAIKILATTLGETGGDAVTMSMKLGYAEGSLIFLAFFAVALLFQVFSEGYHPARYWAVVAATTTVGTTMSDYLDRTLGLGYVNSSAILLLGVLLVLFAWSRIMGKIEFEDIADRRDEIFYWLTILVSNTLGTALGDFVADDLGLGFQLGALLFSVLIVAVAIAYYKTGISPNIPFWAAYVLTRPLGATLGDTLTKPLAHGGLALDRISSSLVILALMVVAIMLNHRAGQRRAVAVATDGSR
- a CDS encoding ATP-binding protein — its product is MQKRLTVMLAGMIVAVALIASATSFYFAYEEAKEFQDNTLRQIAMLQGGDTAESVVLNGIGHSPALVTTIDPETRIRILHFQQESAPAWFAGALAPGFHTLRERGEPMRVFIIRSSSSVAAVVQPTETRDDLATSSALHTLVPGLLMLPVMALLVMLIVRSGLKPLTTLSHLLDEQSPDQPEPLPEHDLPEEMMPFVHSINRQLARISVLIGQQRRFIADAAHELRSPLTALSLQAENLRQAGSADEMRARLAPLQSGIERARQLTAQLLNLARVQAQPTEGVPVDLPALARELIAEYLPLAEARGIDLGLDEPGAMLLDGNPESFTLILKNGLENALNYTQKGGTVTVRLAIENGDGVMEVIDDGPGIPESERERVFDAFYRSPGSGQPGSGLGLTIAREAARTIGGDLRLLPGPNGRGTVFRYRQRGRVAEASRLP